The Lonchura striata isolate bLonStr1 chromosome Z, bLonStr1.mat, whole genome shotgun sequence genome window below encodes:
- the LOC116184579 gene encoding protein FAM240B-like: protein MNSQYMRHEVRGCETSDLRNFWEKTIEQQTQYLQNEKERQRRSALTKLRNEWMERLEKRIKMLRTQSEDSSS, encoded by the exons ATGAATAGCCAATATATGCGTCATGAAGTGCGGGGCTGTGAGACCAGCGACCTGAGGAACTTCTGGGAAAAAACCATCGAACAGCAAACTCAGTATCTGCAAAATGAGAAGGAGCGTCAGCGGAGAAGCGCTCTGACAAA GCTCAGAAATGAATGGATGGAGAGACTGGAAAAACGGATAAAGATGTTGAGGACCCAATCTGAAGACTCATCCAGCTGA